One Tursiops truncatus isolate mTurTru1 chromosome 3, mTurTru1.mat.Y, whole genome shotgun sequence DNA segment encodes these proteins:
- the GIN1 gene encoding gypsy retrotransposon integrase-like protein 1 isoform X4 — protein MGPFHTSSRSHVYAIIMTDLFTKWVVILPLCDVSASEISKAIINIFFLYGPPQKIIMDQRDEFIHQINVELCELFGTKQIVISHASQTINPTVSTPSTIKTFLSKHCADYPNNWDDHLAAVSFAFNVTHSEPTKNTPYFQMFNRNLYMPETSDILREVDGNNTSMFARILGAIKEADKVMENKTTSAGQMENNSFDELNKSKIIVKKKPKQLNPFQLKVGHEVLRQRKNWWKDGRFQSEWVGPCVIDYITENGCAVLRDNTGTRLKRPIKMSHLKPYVRESSEQDSLYLLQGSVVADHDYIGMPEISVGAYQANILVEDATIGVVDNELLTSSKDRELLEYRNAKISPLIEDHSTLEKQTFSLLDSSNQVLEYLS, from the exons ATGGGCCCTTTTCATACAAGCAGCAGAAGTCATGTATATGCTATAATCATGACAGATTTGTTCACAAAATGGGTTGTGATTTTGCCTCTTTGTGATGTTTCAGCATCAGAAATTTCTAAAGctattatcaatatatttttcttatatggaCCTCCTCAGAAAATAATAATGGACCAAAGAGATGAGTTCATTCATCAG ATCAATGTAGAACTGTGTGAATTGTTTGGTACAAAGCAAATTGTAATTTCTCATGCCTCCCAAACTATTAATCCAACTGTAAGTACACCTAGCACAATCAAAACATTTCTTTCCAAACACTGTGCTGACTACCCAAACAACTGGGATGATCACCTAGCAGCTGTTTCGTTTGCCTTCAATGTTACTCACTCG gaACCTACGAAAAATACACcgtattttcaaatgtttaatagAAATCTTTACATGCCTGAGACTTCAGATATTCTTCGTGAAGTGGATGGTAATAATACAAGTATGTTTGCCAGAATTCTAGGTGCAATTAAAGAAGCTGATAAAGTAATGGAGAATAAGACAACTTCAGCGGGCCAG ATGGAGAACAACAGTTTTGATGaactaaataaaagcaaaatcattgttaaaaagaaaccaaagcaaTTAAATCCATTTCAACTAAAAGTGGGTCATGAAGTTTTAAGACAAAGGAAAAACTGGTGGAAGGATGGTCGTTTCCAATCTGAATGGGTTGGTCCTTGTGTCATAGACTATATTACAGAAAATGGATGTGCTGTTCTGAGAGACAACACTGGGACAAGACTTAAAAGACCCATTAAAATGTCCCACCTCAAGCCCTATGTAAGAGAATCCAGTGAACAAG ACAGTCTTTATCTCTTACAAGGTTCAGTAGTGGCAGATCATGACTACATTGGAATGCCTGAAATTTCAGTTGGAGCATACCAAGCAAATATTCTGGTAGAAGATGCGACTATTGGAGTAGTCGACAATGAATTACTGACATCAAGCAAGGATCGTGAACTGTTAGAATATAGAAATGCCAAAATCTCTCCCTTGATAGAAGATCATAGTACTCTTGAAAAGCAGACTTTTAGTCTCTTGGACTCTTCAAACCAAGTCCTTGAGTACTTAAGTTAG
- the GIN1 gene encoding gypsy retrotransposon integrase-like protein 1 isoform X2, with product MMVRSGKNGDLHLKQIAYYKRIGEYHPTTLPSERSGIRRAAKKFAFKEKKLFYVGKDRKQNRLVIVSEEEKKKVLRECHENDTGAHHGISRTLTLVESSYYWTSVTNDVKQWVYACQHCQVAKNTVILAPKQHLLKVENPWSIVTVDLMGPFHTSSRSHVYAIIMTDLFTKWVVILPLCDVSASEISKAIINIFFLYGPPQKIIMDQRDEFIHQINVELCELFGTKQIVISHASQTINPTVSTPSTIKTFLSKHCADYPNNWDDHLAAVSFAFNVTHSEPTKNTPYFQMFNRNLYMPETSDILREVDGNNTSMFARILGAIKEADKVMENKTTSAGQMENNSFDELNKSKIIVKKKPKQLNPFQLKVGHEVLRQRKNWWKDGRFQSEWVGPCVIDYITENGCAVLRDNTGTRLKRPIKMSHLKPYVRESSEQDSLYLLQGSVVADHDYIGMPEISVGAYQANILVEDATIGVVDNELLTSSKDRELLEYRNAKISPLIEDHSTLEKQTFSLLDSSNQVLEYLS from the exons ATGATGGTTCGTAGTGGAAAAAATGGTGACCTTCATCTTAAACAGATTGCATATTATAAACGAATTGGTGAATATCATCCAACTACACTGCCTAGTGAGAGAAGTGGCATAAGAAGAGCAGCAAAAAAATTTGCCTTCAAAG aaaaaaagctgttttatgtcggaaaagacagaaaacaaaatcgTTTGGTAAttgtttcagaagaagaaaaaaagaaagtcctaAGAGAATGCCATGAAAATGACACTGGAGCCCATCATGGCATATCCAGAACCCTTACTCTAGTGGAATCCAGCTACTATTGGACTTCTGTGACCAATGATGTCAAACAGTGG GTATATGCTTGTCAGCATTGCCAAGTGGCAAAAAATACGGTTATTCTAGCACCTAAACAGCATCTTCTCAAAGTGGAGAATCCATGGAGTATAGTTACTGTTGATCTGATGGGCCCTTTTCATACAAGCAGCAGAAGTCATGTATATGCTATAATCATGACAGATTTGTTCACAAAATGGGTTGTGATTTTGCCTCTTTGTGATGTTTCAGCATCAGAAATTTCTAAAGctattatcaatatatttttcttatatggaCCTCCTCAGAAAATAATAATGGACCAAAGAGATGAGTTCATTCATCAG ATCAATGTAGAACTGTGTGAATTGTTTGGTACAAAGCAAATTGTAATTTCTCATGCCTCCCAAACTATTAATCCAACTGTAAGTACACCTAGCACAATCAAAACATTTCTTTCCAAACACTGTGCTGACTACCCAAACAACTGGGATGATCACCTAGCAGCTGTTTCGTTTGCCTTCAATGTTACTCACTCG gaACCTACGAAAAATACACcgtattttcaaatgtttaatagAAATCTTTACATGCCTGAGACTTCAGATATTCTTCGTGAAGTGGATGGTAATAATACAAGTATGTTTGCCAGAATTCTAGGTGCAATTAAAGAAGCTGATAAAGTAATGGAGAATAAGACAACTTCAGCGGGCCAG ATGGAGAACAACAGTTTTGATGaactaaataaaagcaaaatcattgttaaaaagaaaccaaagcaaTTAAATCCATTTCAACTAAAAGTGGGTCATGAAGTTTTAAGACAAAGGAAAAACTGGTGGAAGGATGGTCGTTTCCAATCTGAATGGGTTGGTCCTTGTGTCATAGACTATATTACAGAAAATGGATGTGCTGTTCTGAGAGACAACACTGGGACAAGACTTAAAAGACCCATTAAAATGTCCCACCTCAAGCCCTATGTAAGAGAATCCAGTGAACAAG ACAGTCTTTATCTCTTACAAGGTTCAGTAGTGGCAGATCATGACTACATTGGAATGCCTGAAATTTCAGTTGGAGCATACCAAGCAAATATTCTGGTAGAAGATGCGACTATTGGAGTAGTCGACAATGAATTACTGACATCAAGCAAGGATCGTGAACTGTTAGAATATAGAAATGCCAAAATCTCTCCCTTGATAGAAGATCATAGTACTCTTGAAAAGCAGACTTTTAGTCTCTTGGACTCTTCAAACCAAGTCCTTGAGTACTTAAGTTAG
- the GIN1 gene encoding gypsy retrotransposon integrase-like protein 1 isoform X1, with amino-acid sequence MPLLFMMVRSGKNGDLHLKQIAYYKRIGEYHPTTLPSERSGIRRAAKKFAFKEKKLFYVGKDRKQNRLVIVSEEEKKKVLRECHENDTGAHHGISRTLTLVESSYYWTSVTNDVKQWVYACQHCQVAKNTVILAPKQHLLKVENPWSIVTVDLMGPFHTSSRSHVYAIIMTDLFTKWVVILPLCDVSASEISKAIINIFFLYGPPQKIIMDQRDEFIHQINVELCELFGTKQIVISHASQTINPTVSTPSTIKTFLSKHCADYPNNWDDHLAAVSFAFNVTHSEPTKNTPYFQMFNRNLYMPETSDILREVDGNNTSMFARILGAIKEADKVMENKTTSAGQMENNSFDELNKSKIIVKKKPKQLNPFQLKVGHEVLRQRKNWWKDGRFQSEWVGPCVIDYITENGCAVLRDNTGTRLKRPIKMSHLKPYVRESSEQDSLYLLQGSVVADHDYIGMPEISVGAYQANILVEDATIGVVDNELLTSSKDRELLEYRNAKISPLIEDHSTLEKQTFSLLDSSNQVLEYLS; translated from the exons ATGCCTTTGTT GTTCATGATGGTTCGTAGTGGAAAAAATGGTGACCTTCATCTTAAACAGATTGCATATTATAAACGAATTGGTGAATATCATCCAACTACACTGCCTAGTGAGAGAAGTGGCATAAGAAGAGCAGCAAAAAAATTTGCCTTCAAAG aaaaaaagctgttttatgtcggaaaagacagaaaacaaaatcgTTTGGTAAttgtttcagaagaagaaaaaaagaaagtcctaAGAGAATGCCATGAAAATGACACTGGAGCCCATCATGGCATATCCAGAACCCTTACTCTAGTGGAATCCAGCTACTATTGGACTTCTGTGACCAATGATGTCAAACAGTGG GTATATGCTTGTCAGCATTGCCAAGTGGCAAAAAATACGGTTATTCTAGCACCTAAACAGCATCTTCTCAAAGTGGAGAATCCATGGAGTATAGTTACTGTTGATCTGATGGGCCCTTTTCATACAAGCAGCAGAAGTCATGTATATGCTATAATCATGACAGATTTGTTCACAAAATGGGTTGTGATTTTGCCTCTTTGTGATGTTTCAGCATCAGAAATTTCTAAAGctattatcaatatatttttcttatatggaCCTCCTCAGAAAATAATAATGGACCAAAGAGATGAGTTCATTCATCAG ATCAATGTAGAACTGTGTGAATTGTTTGGTACAAAGCAAATTGTAATTTCTCATGCCTCCCAAACTATTAATCCAACTGTAAGTACACCTAGCACAATCAAAACATTTCTTTCCAAACACTGTGCTGACTACCCAAACAACTGGGATGATCACCTAGCAGCTGTTTCGTTTGCCTTCAATGTTACTCACTCG gaACCTACGAAAAATACACcgtattttcaaatgtttaatagAAATCTTTACATGCCTGAGACTTCAGATATTCTTCGTGAAGTGGATGGTAATAATACAAGTATGTTTGCCAGAATTCTAGGTGCAATTAAAGAAGCTGATAAAGTAATGGAGAATAAGACAACTTCAGCGGGCCAG ATGGAGAACAACAGTTTTGATGaactaaataaaagcaaaatcattgttaaaaagaaaccaaagcaaTTAAATCCATTTCAACTAAAAGTGGGTCATGAAGTTTTAAGACAAAGGAAAAACTGGTGGAAGGATGGTCGTTTCCAATCTGAATGGGTTGGTCCTTGTGTCATAGACTATATTACAGAAAATGGATGTGCTGTTCTGAGAGACAACACTGGGACAAGACTTAAAAGACCCATTAAAATGTCCCACCTCAAGCCCTATGTAAGAGAATCCAGTGAACAAG ACAGTCTTTATCTCTTACAAGGTTCAGTAGTGGCAGATCATGACTACATTGGAATGCCTGAAATTTCAGTTGGAGCATACCAAGCAAATATTCTGGTAGAAGATGCGACTATTGGAGTAGTCGACAATGAATTACTGACATCAAGCAAGGATCGTGAACTGTTAGAATATAGAAATGCCAAAATCTCTCCCTTGATAGAAGATCATAGTACTCTTGAAAAGCAGACTTTTAGTCTCTTGGACTCTTCAAACCAAGTCCTTGAGTACTTAAGTTAG
- the GIN1 gene encoding gypsy retrotransposon integrase-like protein 1 isoform X3: MPLLFMMVRSGKNGDLHLKQIAYYKRIGEYHPTTLPSERSGIRRAAKKFAFKEKKLFYVGKDRKQNRLVIVSEEEKKKVLRECHENDTGAHHGISRTLTLVESSYYWTSVTNDVKQWINVELCELFGTKQIVISHASQTINPTVSTPSTIKTFLSKHCADYPNNWDDHLAAVSFAFNVTHSEPTKNTPYFQMFNRNLYMPETSDILREVDGNNTSMFARILGAIKEADKVMENKTTSAGQMENNSFDELNKSKIIVKKKPKQLNPFQLKVGHEVLRQRKNWWKDGRFQSEWVGPCVIDYITENGCAVLRDNTGTRLKRPIKMSHLKPYVRESSEQDSLYLLQGSVVADHDYIGMPEISVGAYQANILVEDATIGVVDNELLTSSKDRELLEYRNAKISPLIEDHSTLEKQTFSLLDSSNQVLEYLS, encoded by the exons ATGCCTTTGTT GTTCATGATGGTTCGTAGTGGAAAAAATGGTGACCTTCATCTTAAACAGATTGCATATTATAAACGAATTGGTGAATATCATCCAACTACACTGCCTAGTGAGAGAAGTGGCATAAGAAGAGCAGCAAAAAAATTTGCCTTCAAAG aaaaaaagctgttttatgtcggaaaagacagaaaacaaaatcgTTTGGTAAttgtttcagaagaagaaaaaaagaaagtcctaAGAGAATGCCATGAAAATGACACTGGAGCCCATCATGGCATATCCAGAACCCTTACTCTAGTGGAATCCAGCTACTATTGGACTTCTGTGACCAATGATGTCAAACAGTGG ATCAATGTAGAACTGTGTGAATTGTTTGGTACAAAGCAAATTGTAATTTCTCATGCCTCCCAAACTATTAATCCAACTGTAAGTACACCTAGCACAATCAAAACATTTCTTTCCAAACACTGTGCTGACTACCCAAACAACTGGGATGATCACCTAGCAGCTGTTTCGTTTGCCTTCAATGTTACTCACTCG gaACCTACGAAAAATACACcgtattttcaaatgtttaatagAAATCTTTACATGCCTGAGACTTCAGATATTCTTCGTGAAGTGGATGGTAATAATACAAGTATGTTTGCCAGAATTCTAGGTGCAATTAAAGAAGCTGATAAAGTAATGGAGAATAAGACAACTTCAGCGGGCCAG ATGGAGAACAACAGTTTTGATGaactaaataaaagcaaaatcattgttaaaaagaaaccaaagcaaTTAAATCCATTTCAACTAAAAGTGGGTCATGAAGTTTTAAGACAAAGGAAAAACTGGTGGAAGGATGGTCGTTTCCAATCTGAATGGGTTGGTCCTTGTGTCATAGACTATATTACAGAAAATGGATGTGCTGTTCTGAGAGACAACACTGGGACAAGACTTAAAAGACCCATTAAAATGTCCCACCTCAAGCCCTATGTAAGAGAATCCAGTGAACAAG ACAGTCTTTATCTCTTACAAGGTTCAGTAGTGGCAGATCATGACTACATTGGAATGCCTGAAATTTCAGTTGGAGCATACCAAGCAAATATTCTGGTAGAAGATGCGACTATTGGAGTAGTCGACAATGAATTACTGACATCAAGCAAGGATCGTGAACTGTTAGAATATAGAAATGCCAAAATCTCTCCCTTGATAGAAGATCATAGTACTCTTGAAAAGCAGACTTTTAGTCTCTTGGACTCTTCAAACCAAGTCCTTGAGTACTTAAGTTAG